The proteins below come from a single Xenopus tropicalis strain Nigerian chromosome 9, UCB_Xtro_10.0, whole genome shotgun sequence genomic window:
- the pgp gene encoding phosphoglycolate phosphatase — translation MAASKCSRLNGELSRRFLASVDTVLFDCDGVLWRGDEAIPGAPDLINGLKRANKRVFFLTNNSTKTRSMYAEKLGRLGFKAEPEEVFGTAYCTAIYLRDIARLKGKVYLIGGRALSEEFGAAGIPHLGCGADHVTGTQKDWASVQGDSDVKAVVVGFDEHFSYMKLNRALQYLQDPSCLFIATNTDTRLPLEGGRAIPGTGCLVRAVETAAHRKAQVIGKPSSFLYDCVVKDCGLDPARTVMVGDRLDTDIQMGSTCGIRTLLTLTGFSSLEDAKSYQDSGALSMVPDYYVNSVADLLPALSEERQ, via the exons ATGGCGGCTTCCAAGTGCTCACGCCTGAATGGGGAGCTCTCCCGGCGCTTCCTCGCCTCGGTGGACACGGTTCTTTTCGATTGTGACGGGGTGTTATGGCGGGGGGATGAGGCAATCCCCGGGGCGCCCGATTTGATTAACGGGCTGAAAAGGGCAAATAAACGCGTGTTTTTTCTCACTAATAACAGTACCAAGACCCGCTCCATGTATGCGGAGAAGCTGGGGCGCCTGGGGTTCAAGGCAGAGCCGGAGGAAGTGTTCGGAACCGCGTACTGCACGGCGATCTACCTGCGGGACATCGCCCGACTCAAGGGCAAAGTGTATCTGATTGGGGGGCGGGCACTGAGCGAGGAATTCGGGGCTGCGGGGATCCCCCATCTGGGCTGCGGAGCTGATCATGTGACCGGCACCCAGAAAGACTGGGCTTCGGTACAGGGGGACTCCGATGTGAAGGCTGTGGTGGTTGGGTTCGATGAGCATTTCAGTTACATGAAACTGAACCGGGCTCTTCAGTACCTCCAGGATCCATCCTGCCTCTTTATCGCCACCAACACCGATACCAGGCTGCCCCTGGAGGGGGGGAGAGCCATACCAG GGACCGGTTGCCTGGTACGAGCTGTGGAGACGGCTGCTCACCGCAAAGCTCAAGTCATTGGGAAACCCAGCTCCTTCCTCTATGATTGTGTCGTCAAGGACTGCGGACTGGACCCAGCTAGGACTGTGATGGTGGGAGACCGCCTGGACACGGATATCCAGATGGGTTCCACTTGTGGCATCCGTACCCTCCTCACACTGACTGGTTTCTCCAGCCTGGAGGATGCAAAGTCTTATCAGGATAGTGGGGCCCTCTCTATGGTTCCTGATTACTATGTGAACTCTGTTGCCGACCTGCTGCCGGCATTGTCTGAAGAACGCCAGTGA